The DNA sequence GACCTGGTTGAGCCTGGTGCCCGGGCTCTGGGTCCTGCACCGGCTGGGCCGGGCCCCGGCGTGAGCGCCCCGCCGTTCGACGGGCTCACCGTGGTCACCGTCCTCTACCGGTCCGCCGGCATGCTGGCCGCGACGCTGCCGACCTGGGTACGCGACGCCGCCGACCTGCCGGTCCGCTTCGTCTTCGCGGACCACTTCCCGGCCGACGGCTGCGCCGGGATCATCGCCGGTCACCTGTCCGCCGACCGGTACGCGTACCTGCCCGACGCGTCGAACCCGGGCTTCGCGGCCGGCTGCAACCGGGCGGTGGCGACCGCCGGCACGAGTCACGTGCTGCTGCTGAACCCGGACGTGTGGCTGCCCGACGGCGCGCTGGCCCGGATCTGCGCCGCCGTCGCCGCGTACCCGGACGCCCCGATCGCGGTCGGCCTGGCCATGCACGGCGGCGAGTACGTGGGCATCGACCTGCACCCGGTGTCGCTCTTCGTGGACCGGCCGGCCACGGCCGCGCGGACGCCGCTGGGCCCGTCGGGCGGGGCGGCGGTGTTCCCGACCGCGTTGTTCCGCCGCTTCGACGGCTTCTGGGAGCACCTGTTCGCCTGGGGCGAGGACGCCGACCTGGCGTTCCGGCTGCACGCCGCCGGCCTGCGCACGCGCGCGCTGGACCTGGCGCTGCCGCACGCCGGCGGGCACAGCGTGGCCGGCGACGACCGGCTGACCGGGTTCCGGGCGTTCCTGCTGGCCCGCAACCGGCTGCTGGTGGCGGCGCGCACGTTCACCGGGCCGCTGCTGCTGGTGACGCTGCCGGTGCTGGCGGTGGCGCACGTCGCGCTGGCCGCCCGGCGGATGCGTCAGGGCCTGCTGCGGCCGTTCCTGCGCGGCGTGGGGCGTGGGCTGGTCGAGGCGCCGGCCGCGCGGCGGCACTGGACCGGCCGGCGGTTCGGCGTCGCCGCCCTGCGCGGCCACCTGACCGGACGGCGGTCCCGATGACGGCGCATCAGTGGACCGTGGTGACGGTCAGCTACGACTCGGCGGCGACGCTGCGCCGCTGCTGGCGCGGCGCGAAGCCGTACGAGTGGCTGGTGGTGGACAACGCGTCGACCGACGACTCGGCCGCGGTCGCCGCCGGCCTCGGCGCGCGGGTCATCCGGCTGCCGGAGAACGTCGGCTTCGCCCGCGCGAACAACGTGGCGCTGCGCGAGGCGGCCAGCCGTTACGTGCTGTTCGCCAATCCGGACCTGGAGGTGTGCGCCGACGACCTGGCCGTGCTGGCCCGGCACCTGGACGTCCACGGCGGCCTGGTCGCGCCCCAACTGCTCGGCACCGACGGCACGCCGCAGGCCAACGGGCGTGGCTTCCCGTACGCGACCGCCAAGCTCGGCAACCGCAACGTCTGGCCGCTGTCCCGGCTGCACGCGTCGTACCGGCTGGTGGCCGCGCCGGGCGAGGTGCGCTACGTGGCCTGGCTGATGGGCGCGGCGGTGGCCGGCCGCACCGCCGACGTCGCCGCGCTGGGCGGCTGGAACGAGCGGTTCTTCCTCTACTACGAGGACCACGAGCTGGGGCTGCGCGCCTGGCGGCAGGGCCGGCCGGTCGCGTTGCTGGGCGGCGTGCGGTGGACGCACCACTGGGCCCGCGCGACGAACTCGTGGCGCTGGTCCCGGGCACACCGTCTGGAGCTGCGCAGCGCCCGCACGTTCTTCGGCATGTTCCCCGAGTTCCTGGTCGGGCTCCCCCGACCGGCCCGCCGGCACCGGCGGGCCGCGCGGCTGGTCGGGTCGGCGGTGCCGGCGGCGTCCACCCCGGACGGAGCCGACAACTCCGGGACCGCTTGGTAGCGTCGCGCCGTGTCCGTGACAGGCTCGCCGGCGGCGTACCTGGCGGCCGGGTGGAGCCGGCTGAGCCGGTCGCCCTACTGGCCGGTGGCCGGCCTGCTCGTCGCGCTCGGCGCGGGGCTGCGGCTCCGGCAGTGGGCGTACGCCCGCAGCTTCTGGAGCGACGAGCTGTACGTGGCGCACAACCTGCGCGAGCGCGGCTACCTGGACCTGTTGCGACCGCTGGCGTTCAGCCAGTCCGCGCCGCCCGGCTGGCTGTGGCTGGAACGGTTCGCGCTGGAGCACCTCGGCGCCGGCGAGCGGTCGCTGCGGCTGGTACCGCTGCTGTTCGGGCTGGCGCTGCTGCCGCTGGTGGCCGCGCTCGGCCGGCGGCTCCTGCCGCCGCTGCCCGCGTTGGCGGCGCTGCTGCTGGTCGCGGTCGCCCCGTTCCTGATCGGCTACTCCAACGAGCTGAAGCAGTACAGCGCCGAGGCGTTCTGCGTCACGCTGCTCGTCGGGCTGGCGTTGCTGCTGTCCCGGGGCACCCCGAGCTGGGCCGGCGCCAGCGTGTTCTGGTCCGGGTCGCTGGTCGCGGCCGGCTTCAGCACGCTGTCCATCCCGGTCGCCGGCGTGCTCGGCGCGCTGCTCGCCGCCCGGACGCTCGCCCGCCCCGACCGCGCCTGGCGGACGCGGTGGCGGGATCTGGGGCGGTTCGTCGCGCCCGCGCCGGCGTGGGCCGTGGTCGTGCTGGTGGTGTACGTGCTGTTCCTGGCTCCCGGGCTGGACGACGCCCAGCTCGCCGCCTACTGGCAGGGGAAGTCGATCTATCCGGCGCGCCCGCTGACCGATCTGCCGGCCACCGTGGACTGGTTCGGGGCGACGTACCGGAGTCTGGCCGCGGTGCCGTTCGTGGCCTGGTCGGCCTGGGTGGTCGTACCGTTGCTGGTCCTCGGCGCGGTGGCCGGCCGCCGCCGGCTATCCGGCCTCGCGGTGCTGGTCCTGCTCGCGCCGTTGGCGGCCGGGCTGGCCGGCGTCGCCGTGTCGGTCTACCCGTTCAACGGCCGGTTGGCGCTCTACGCGGTGCCGGCGTGCCTGCTGCTGGCCGCCCTGGCCGTGACGCCGCCGGCCGGGGTCGGGGCACCCGGTCGGGTCCGGTGGGCGGTCGCGGTGGCGCTGTTCCTGGCCCTGGCGGTGCCGCAGCTCGCCACCGACGTGGTGGCCACGGTGCACCCGGCGCGGGCGTTCGCGCAGGGCGGCGGCGCGAACGCGGCCGACTACCGCACCGCGTTGCGCCACCTGGACGCCCAGCGACGCGCCGGCGACCTGGTGCTCGCCACCACCGTCTCGTGGAACGCCCAGTCCTGGTACGGCCCGCCGGCCGACGCCTACGTGGTCGCGGCCGGTCCCGGCGGCTGCCCGGGGCGGACCCTGTCGACACTGCTGGCCGGGCGGTCCCGGATGTGGCTCTTCCAGGCCACCGACTGGGCGGACGTGGCGAACCGGGACGTCATCGTGCGGCTGGGCGGGGGCGGCGTGGCGGTCACCGAGCGACCGTTCAGCGGGGCGCGCGTGGTGCGCTTCGACCTGATCGCGGGCACCGCCAAGGGCAGCGACGTCTGCCTGGTGCCGCCGCCGAACGGCGCCGGCCGCCGCTAGGGGGGCCCACACTCGGCCCGGCGATTACCGTGCGTGGCCCCGACGAAAGACCAATCCGTCCCGAACCATATACCTGAGAGGCATAATTATGCCTCTCAGGTATATCGCCAGAGACACGTCCATTCCTCCGGCCGCGACCGCGTCGGGATCGGCGTCGGGATCGGGGCCTAGCTGTGCCGTTGCCAGAGGTCGCGCAGCGCGTCCCAGTTGCCGCCGAGCCCGGCCCCGCACGGCGTCTCCAGGTAGAGCGCGGTGACGCTGTCGTCCCGGCCCCACCAGATGCCGCAGACCGGGCGGCCGTCCCGGCCGTTGCCGGCGTACTCGACGTAGCCACCGGGGGCGCCGCTGACACCGCCGGTGGCCGGGCCGGCCTCCCGCAGGCCCGGGGCCAACGCGCGGCCGATGATGCCCATCTGCTGCCGGAAGGCGCGCGCCGCCTCCTTCTTATCGGGCGACTCGTACGCCGCGAAGTGCAGCGACACGCCCAGGTAGCGGCAGAAGACGTGCTGCTTCTCACCCGCCGCCAGCGCCGGGCCGCTCTTCTCCGTGTTGATCGCGCATCCGCCCATCTCGCCCAGCCAGGGCTCGGCGAGCGGCATCAGGCCGGCGTCGAACTTCGCCTTGTTCAGCGAGTACTGCGTGGCCTCGTAGAGCGCCGGGGAGGCGCTGGCCGACGGGGTGGCCGGCTCGTCGCCGCCGGCGAGCGCCCGACCGGCGAGCAGGCCGGCGCCGCCGGCCAGCACCGCGGCCATGACCACGCCGCCGATCCAGAGGCCGGTCCGGTTGCGTGGGGGACGCGGGACCGGGGTGATCCGGGGGCCGCCGGTCGGGGCGAGCGGGTCCGGGGCGAGCGGGTCCGGGCCGATGGCCTGGGCGGGGACGGCCGGCACCGGCATGCCGGGCGAGACCGGCACGCCGGAGGACGGCGCGCCGGAGACCGGGTGTGCCGGCGCCATGGCCCACGGCTGCGGGTTCCACGGCAACTGCGGCGGGGCGGAGACCGGCTGCGGCGGGGCGGAGACCGGCGGGGGCGGCGGCAGGACGTCGGCGGCGGTGCGCTGGTAGTCCATGCCCAGGGAGCGGAACAGCCGCTCGGCCGCGGCCTCCCCGTCGGACGGGTACGCGACCCAGGGCTGGCCGACGTCGAAGCCGGCGTCGACGTAGCGGTGGCCGTCGGGCGTCTGCGCCAGCACGTTCGCCGCGTTGGTGAACGCCTCCCGCCACCGCTGGTCGTCGGCGGCGGCGCCGTCGAGAGTCGCCACGGTCAGCGGCCGGTCCTGCCCGTCGAGCGCCGCCCAGGCCCGGCCGACCTGGCACTCCCCCAGCACCTCGGTGAACCTGTACGGCCCCTCCGGCTGCATGCCCCACTCCTCTGCTCACCCGCCGTGCGGATAGTACAGAGGCGGGACCCGTCTGATCCGCTCACCAGGGTCCCGGCCTCCGGTGGGCTCCCTCGGCTGACGGATGCCTCACCGATCGGTTCTCGGTATCCCCAGTGAATCGGGAAAGTCCGGGGCGCCGCGAAGCATGGCAAAATGCTCCTCCACGGTCTGCGCCAGGTCCGAAAAGGAAAGCCCTCGATCGGATCGCTGATACAGAATGTACGAGCCCGGCTGCCGCTCACCCATCGGTGTGTTCAGGTGCGCCTCGATGGCCGAGTCGATGGAGCATCCGGTCCGGGTGAATTCGAGCCCCACCCGAAGCACGATGTCGTTGTCCACCGCCACCTCACCGGCGACCGGCATGGTGATGGAGCCTCGCAGATCCGCACGCCGGCAGGCCGCGGTGCCGCCGGTGAGGTCAAGGTGGGGGTGGAAGCTGCTCTCTTCGCCGAAGTCGTAGCGGATCCCGAGGTCGATCGCGTAGTCCTCGATCGCACGCTCACACCGGCGGAGCAACGCGAGAAGGTCCATGGCGACTTGCTCGCGACTCATGCCGTCTCCGTCCGTGACTCTGCGCAGCTACTCCACCCCCACCTGTCAGACCCTAGTAGGCGACGATCGTGTAGAGCACCCACTTACCCTTGTGCCCTGACTGGGCGGGGATCTTCTTCAGGCGGACCTCCACCGTGTACGCGTCCTTGACGGTGCCGTCGGCGTAGGCGATCCGCCCCCTCTTGTCCGTGAACTTCAGCTTGAAGTTCCGCTGGTCGCCCTGCGGTGCCTTGGCCATCCAATCGTTGATCTTCTGAAGGTTGGCCGCCACCACGGCGTCCACGGTCTCCTGCGCGGATTCCTTGAACAGCGCGGAAGCCTGGCCGTTGGGAAGAGTCGGGGCCCGGTCGCGCAGGTAGTCGTCCGACTTACCGATGTGCTCCTTCGGGTGCGCACCTTGAATACCGTCGTCAATATCGATCTTGCCACAGTTGTGCACGAGCACTGGGGCGTCACCGGCGAAGACGTAATAGGTGTGCAGGTCGGCGACGTTCAGGTTGTAGACCGTCGTGCGCTCGGTGCGGGTGCTGACCTGCTCGACCTCGACCTGCTGACCCCCGGGCGTGAGCAGCGACTGACCTCGGCGCAGCTCGCCGGCCCTGGTCCAGGCCCGGCTGTCGGCCGTCCAGAACGGGTGGTTCCAGGTAGCGGTGATCGTCGCGGTTCCGGTGCCTCGGTCGCCATCGGTGTCGACCGTGACGTCCGCCAGCACCCTCGTGCCGGAGCCCGTGATCGTCTCGATCACCCGGCCGTTGGCCGAGACACCCATCAGTGCGTTGGCCGACCGGACCTCGTCGCCGACGCGCAGCCGCTCGATGGCCTTGCGGCTACCGTCGGCGAGCAGCACCTTGGTGCCCGGCGCGAAGCTGTTCGGCACGGCGTCGCACTTCTTGGCGAGTTCGTCGAACACCCGCCACGCGTCGCGGAACTTGTCCCCGAGCCGACCCATGTTGATCCCGGCCGGCACCCAACCGGCGCCCGGGATCGCGCTGAGCCCGGAGAGCACGCCGCCCACCCAGTCGCCCCGGGCGAAGGAGATGCCGGCGTCCACCCCGTCGCACGCCTCGCCGTAGGCCGGCACGAGGCCGCACACCATGAGGACGAGCTGCACGACGTCGAGGATGAGATCGGGGTTGTCCTTGACGAACTCCTTGATGTCGTCGACCATCTCGCAGCCGGGTCCGGTGTTCAGCCCGGCGGTGGTGCACTTGTTGGGCCGGACGAGCGCGTCGGCGAAGTCGATGTAGACCTTCGCGCACTCCGCGGTGAGCTGGGACGGCTGCACCATGCAGCTCCAGGTCCGGTGCTGGTCCAGTGCGGTACCGTCCCCGTCCCAGGCGCTGCCCGGCGCGGTGTTCCGCTGGGCGGCCTCCCACTCCTTCAGCTTGGTGTTGTAGATCTGCTCCGCTTCCCGGGCCGCCTGGTTCGCGGCGGCGGCGTCGGCACCGGCCTGTTTCGCCGACTGTCGGGCTTCCCTGGCCGCCTGCGCGGCCCCCGCAGCGTCCTGGCGGGCCCGCTTCGCTGCCGCACCCGCCGTCGCGGCGGACTGGGCGGCCTGGTTCGCGCTGGCCTGGGCGGAGTTCGCCGCGTTCCGCGCCGTCGTGGCCGACTGCGCCGCCTGATCCGCGGAGTTCTTCGCCGCGACCGCCGAGTTGTTGGCGTCGGTCGCGTACTGCGCCGCCTTGTTCGCCGACGCCGCGGCCTGCTGCGCGTACGTCTGCGCCTCCGCCGCCTTGCCCGCCGCCACCGCCGCGACCCGGTTCGCCTCCGCCGCGTCCGACACCGCGCTCTGCGCGTACCGCTGCGCCTCCGCGATCAACGCCTGCACCGCCGCCACATGCGCGGCCTGCTCCTGATCCCGCTGCGCCGCCTGATACCGACCCGCCGTCAGGAAATACGAGATGTACGACGCCGGACCCGCCAACGCCACCTGTCCGGCAGCCTTCACCTGCGGCCCACCCGCATCGATGACCCGATAGACCTCAAGCCGGTCGTCAGCCGTCCGCGCCGCATACTGACCCGACCGCAGGAACTCATGCCGATCCGCGTTCGTCCCCGCCAACGCCTGCTCCGCAGCCGTCTTCAGCGTCGGCCCGGCCGTCTCCAAAATCCGGTAGACCGCCAACCGATCAGCCGTCGCCTTGCCCGTGTAGTTCCGCGTCCGCAGGAACGCCTGCACCGCCGCGTCGTCACCGGCCAACGCCGCCTGCGCCGCCGACTTCTCATTCCCGTCCGGCAACGTGTCCACCAGGCGCCACACCCGCACCCGGTCATCCTGACCCACCGCGACCCGACGACCATCCGTCAACCAGGACCGCAGCTCCACCTCACCACCGGTCAGGGCCGCCGACGCGGACGCCTTGGTGTGCTCGCCACCGGTGGTCAGCAGGTTGATCGCGGCCCGGCGGCCACGGTCGAGCATGACCTCCGTGGAGACACCTGACGCGGTCGCCTCGGTCAGCAACTGCCGCGTCGCCGGATCGACCCGATCCTCCTCCGCGGTGTCCCACAACAACTTACGGTTCCACGCCACCACATCACCCACCGCGGCGTTCTTCGCCTGCTCGAACGCCCGCGCGTCCTGCGCCGCCAACACACCCTGCTCGGTGGACTCCGCCAACCGCGCGTCATCCTCCTCACGCGCCAACCGCTCCAACTCGACAGCCTTGTTCGCCGCCTCCACCGCCGTGTTCGACGCCGACACCGCAGCCGCCGCATGCTTCGCCGACTCCACCGCCGCCTTCGCCGCATCACCCGCCGCAGCCGCAGCCGCATCAGCCGCATCAGCCGCCGCCTCCGCATGCACCGCCGCCCGCCGCGCGAACTCGAACGCCTCATCCGACGCCTTCGCCGCCGCCTGCGCCAACGCATACGCCCGATCCGCCGCCCGCGACGCCGCCGCCGCCTGCGCCTGCGCACGCGCAGCCGCATCCCGCGCCCGCTTCGCCTGCGCCTCGGAGACGCCGGCCTGGGAGCCGGCCCGCCGAGCTTCCGCCGCCGCGATGTCCGCGTTGGCGCTCGCGCCCTTCGCCGCCGTGCTGGCCGACTTGGCCTGGGCGAGCGCGCGGTCCCGCTGGGCCCGTACCTGGTCGAGCTCGCGTGCCTTGCGGGCCGCGTCGCGGGCCTGCTGCGCGGCCTGCCGAGCCGCCGCCGCCTTGCCCGCATCCGTCCGGGCATCCGCCGCGGCCCGCTGGGCCCGAGCGGCGGCCTGCGCGGTCAGGGACGCGGCAGTGGTCGCCTTCCGGGCCGCGTCCGACGCCACCCGCGCCGCCCGCATCGCGGCGTTCGAGGCGCTCACCGCGTCCCGGGCCGCGTCGGCGGCGCCGTCCGCCGCGTCGGCGGCTCGGCCGGCCGCAGCGGAGGCCTTGCTCGCGGCGCCGCCCGCCGCAGCGGTCTCGTCCGCCGCCGTCTTGGCCGCCTTCTTGGCCTCCTCGGCCGCGTTCGCCGCCCGGTTCGACGCCTCCGTCGCGGCAAGAGACTCCCGGGCGGTGGTCTCGCTGGCCTGCTTCGCCTGCTCGGTGAGGCTGCGGATGGAGGCGAGTTCCTTGTCCCGCGCGCGGGCCACGAACTGGCCGGCCGTGATGAACTCGCGCAGGTCGTCCGCCGTACCCGCCAGCGCCTGCTGCGCCGCGGTGTTGAGCACCGGGCCGGAGTTGTTGGCCCCGCCGGTGAGCATCTGGGTCGCTGCCAGCCGGTCGTCCGCCATCAGCGCGGCGTCCCGCCCCTCGGCGAGGAACTCGGTCAGCTCCTCCGATGTGCCGTCGAGTGCCTTCTGCGCGGCGGCCCGCACCGTCGGGCCGCCGGACTCCAGCAGCCGGTAGGCCCGCACCCGCTCGTCGGAGGCCCACGACGCGCGCCAGCCGCCGTCGACGAACGCCTGGACGTCCGCCGGCGTTCCGGCCAGGGCCTGCAAGGCACCGGCCCGCATCGCGGGACCATCCATCGACGCCAGCGACTCCGCCGCCGCCCGGGCGTCAGCGGCGTACGCCTCGTCCACCCCGCCCTCGACGAACGCGCGGACTGCGGCGTCGTCGGCGAGCAGCATCTCCGCCGCGGCCCGCTTCACCGAGGGAGTCCCCTCGGTGACGTAGTAGACGAGCACCTCCCGGGCCACCGCCGGGTCCCAGGGGTACTCCTCGTCCTCGGCGCTCGCCGGCGTCACCGGCACGAGCGAACCAACGAGCACCAGCGCTGTCGTGACGGCGACACGCCGCACCCAGCCAGGCGACAGACGACTATTTCTGAAAAGCGCAGCGCGCATTGACCGTGCGGTCACGGCAACCCCCGTGGAAGCGAGACAGGACAGTCGAAACATTATCGACGAACACCATCATCCACAAGGGTCGGCACGACCCAAATGGCGGGCCGCAGCCCTTTCGGCAACGGCCCGCCATTCGGTGCTCTTTGTCAGTTGACCCGCAACTCGACCAGGATCGCCGTCGGCAGGCCACTGCCGTCGCCCGGAGTGATCGGCACCGGCTGGTTCGGCGGGATCGTGAACTCCTTCTCACCCGCCGGCAGCTTCGCGGTCGCCACGACGGTTTCGGCGCCGGCCCGAACACCGAAGGTCCCAGGAATTTCCAGGGTCAGGTAGCCCGTCGGGCCCAGCACCTTGAAGCAGTGGTAGAAGCCGGAAACGCCGGGAATCTGCTCCACCTGGATCTCACCCGTGGCGCACTGGATGTCGTCTTCCACCGGACGGGTGGCCGCCCACACGATGTGGCCGTCACCCTTGAACAGCTTCAGGCCGTGGTCCGCCAGGATCTTGGCGGCGCCCGGGTAGTTGAAATCCTCCTCAAGGGAGGGCGGAGTGTCGGCCGCCGTCGACATCGTGGCCGGAATTGCCACGGCACCACCGGCGGTGACCACCGCCACCGCAGCCCAGCGCAACATTTTCATTCGAAGCTCCAATCATGGCCAGAACAGGGTCCGGCATCCACTCGCCGCACGTAATCAGGGATTGATGTCGGCGACCGCGGCCGACCGCCCGGTCACCAGGCTTTTGACATTTCCGCGAAAGAATCCCGACCGAACGAAGAACGCTTCCTCCGAGTCGGCGTAGAGATACGCGAGAACTTGAGCCGCCTCAAGGAGCGAGCGGATCTGTCGTCGTCGCAACGAGAACGAGCGGTAGCCCGACGGCGAATCGACGAGCCCATGGTGCGCTCTGGCGTTTGGCCCGGACTTGGGCAGCATGCATCGACCGTGCAGTCACGGCAACCCCCGTGGAAGCGAGACAAGACAGGGTGCACGCTATAGATCCCCATCACCCCGCACAAGCGGTCGAAGGGTGCTCACTCCTCGTCCATCCCGCCCGCACCGCTCCGACCAGGGAAAGTTTCGAAACCGCCGGTCTTGCCAGGTGAAAGTTTTCATGCATAGAGTCGGCGGGTGAATGAAAACGGTGCGTCCAGCGCCGACCGACTGCTCGACCTCTTCCACGGCGTCCGCCTCACCCCGACCCAGCGCCGCATCGCGCACTGCCTGGTCCGCCACGCGGGCGCGGCGGCGTACCTGTCCGCGGCGGAGGTCGCCGAGCTGGCCGGGGTCAGCCAGCCGTCGGTGACCCGGTTCGCGATGACGCTCGGGCACGACGGCTACCCCGCACTGCGCCGCCGGCTGCGGGAGCTGACCGCCACCGGGGCGGCGGAGCCGGCCGACACCGGGAACCCGCTGCAACGGGCGGTGCACGCCGAGATGGACAACCTCGACCGGCTCGCCGGCCAACTCGCCGACGCCGACCGGATCGCCGAGGTGGGCAAGCTGCTGGCGGCCACCCGCCCGTTGCCGGTGCTCGGGCTGCGCGCCGCGGCACCGCTGGCCGCGTACTTCGCGTACTTCGCCGCGAAGGTGCACCCGGACGTGCGGGTCCTCGACGACGGCGGCAGCCTGCTCGCCGACCGTGTCGAACAGGCCGTCGCGGCCGGCGCCACCGCGCTGCTCGCATTCGTGCTGCCCCGCTACCCACGGGAGACGCTGGCCGCGCTGCGTGAGGCCCGCGACGCCGGGCTGACGGTCGTGGCCATCACCGACTCCCCGGTCAGCCCGGCCGTCGACCACGCCGACGTGGTGCTGCCCGCCGCGGTCGGCACCGACCTCGTCTTCGACCTGCACACCGCCCCGATGACCCTGGCCATGGTGGTGTTGCAGGCGATCTGCGACGCCGCCCCGGCCGAGACCCAGGCCCGGCTCGAGGCGTTCGAGTCGTCCGCCGCCCGCCGCCAGTTGTTCCTCGGCTGAGAGGAGTACGAGATGCACCAGCCCGTCCGCGCCGCCCGCGGCACCGTACGCACCGCGAAGGGGTGGCCGCAGGAGGCCGCGCTGCGGATGCTGATGAACAACCTCGACCCGGAGGTGGCCGAGCGCCCCGAGGACCTGGTGGTCTACGGCGGCACCGGAAAGGCGGCCCGGGACTGGCCGTCCTACCACGCGCTGGTGCGGACGCTCACCGAGCTGCGCGACGACGAGACCATGCTGGTGCAGTCCGGCCGGCCGGTCGGGGTGATGCGCACCCACGAGTGGGCGCCGCGCGTGCTGCTGGCCAACTCCAACCTGGTCGGCGA is a window from the Micromonospora sp. DSM 45708 genome containing:
- a CDS encoding glycosyltransferase → MTAHQWTVVTVSYDSAATLRRCWRGAKPYEWLVVDNASTDDSAAVAAGLGARVIRLPENVGFARANNVALREAASRYVLFANPDLEVCADDLAVLARHLDVHGGLVAPQLLGTDGTPQANGRGFPYATAKLGNRNVWPLSRLHASYRLVAAPGEVRYVAWLMGAAVAGRTADVAALGGWNERFFLYYEDHELGLRAWRQGRPVALLGGVRWTHHWARATNSWRWSRAHRLELRSARTFFGMFPEFLVGLPRPARRHRRAARLVGSAVPAASTPDGADNSGTAW
- a CDS encoding glycosyltransferase family 2 protein, with the protein product MSAPPFDGLTVVTVLYRSAGMLAATLPTWVRDAADLPVRFVFADHFPADGCAGIIAGHLSADRYAYLPDASNPGFAAGCNRAVATAGTSHVLLLNPDVWLPDGALARICAAVAAYPDAPIAVGLAMHGGEYVGIDLHPVSLFVDRPATAARTPLGPSGGAAVFPTALFRRFDGFWEHLFAWGEDADLAFRLHAAGLRTRALDLALPHAGGHSVAGDDRLTGFRAFLLARNRLLVAARTFTGPLLLVTLPVLAVAHVALAARRMRQGLLRPFLRGVGRGLVEAPAARRHWTGRRFGVAALRGHLTGRRSR
- a CDS encoding MurR/RpiR family transcriptional regulator codes for the protein MNENGASSADRLLDLFHGVRLTPTQRRIAHCLVRHAGAAAYLSAAEVAELAGVSQPSVTRFAMTLGHDGYPALRRRLRELTATGAAEPADTGNPLQRAVHAEMDNLDRLAGQLADADRIAEVGKLLAATRPLPVLGLRAAAPLAAYFAYFAAKVHPDVRVLDDGGSLLADRVEQAVAAGATALLAFVLPRYPRETLAALREARDAGLTVVAITDSPVSPAVDHADVVLPAAVGTDLVFDLHTAPMTLAMVVLQAICDAAPAETQARLEAFESSAARRQLFLG
- a CDS encoding polymorphic toxin-type HINT domain-containing protein yields the protein MRAALFRNSRLSPGWVRRVAVTTALVLVGSLVPVTPASAEDEEYPWDPAVAREVLVYYVTEGTPSVKRAAAEMLLADDAAVRAFVEGGVDEAYAADARAAAESLASMDGPAMRAGALQALAGTPADVQAFVDGGWRASWASDERVRAYRLLESGGPTVRAAAQKALDGTSEELTEFLAEGRDAALMADDRLAATQMLTGGANNSGPVLNTAAQQALAGTADDLREFITAGQFVARARDKELASIRSLTEQAKQASETTARESLAATEASNRAANAAEEAKKAAKTAADETAAAGGAASKASAAAGRAADAADGAADAARDAVSASNAAMRAARVASDAARKATTAASLTAQAAARAQRAAADARTDAGKAAAARQAAQQARDAARKARELDQVRAQRDRALAQAKSASTAAKGASANADIAAAEARRAGSQAGVSEAQAKRARDAAARAQAQAAAASRAADRAYALAQAAAKASDEAFEFARRAAVHAEAAADAADAAAAAAGDAAKAAVESAKHAAAAVSASNTAVEAANKAVELERLAREEDDARLAESTEQGVLAAQDARAFEQAKNAAVGDVVAWNRKLLWDTAEEDRVDPATRQLLTEATASGVSTEVMLDRGRRAAINLLTTGGEHTKASASAALTGGEVELRSWLTDGRRVAVGQDDRVRVWRLVDTLPDGNEKSAAQAALAGDDAAVQAFLRTRNYTGKATADRLAVYRILETAGPTLKTAAEQALAGTNADRHEFLRSGQYAARTADDRLEVYRVIDAGGPQVKAAGQVALAGPASYISYFLTAGRYQAAQRDQEQAAHVAAVQALIAEAQRYAQSAVSDAAEANRVAAVAAGKAAEAQTYAQQAAASANKAAQYATDANNSAVAAKNSADQAAQSATTARNAANSAQASANQAAQSAATAGAAAKRARQDAAGAAQAAREARQSAKQAGADAAAANQAAREAEQIYNTKLKEWEAAQRNTAPGSAWDGDGTALDQHRTWSCMVQPSQLTAECAKVYIDFADALVRPNKCTTAGLNTGPGCEMVDDIKEFVKDNPDLILDVVQLVLMVCGLVPAYGEACDGVDAGISFARGDWVGGVLSGLSAIPGAGWVPAGINMGRLGDKFRDAWRVFDELAKKCDAVPNSFAPGTKVLLADGSRKAIERLRVGDEVRSANALMGVSANGRVIETITGSGTRVLADVTVDTDGDRGTGTATITATWNHPFWTADSRAWTRAGELRRGQSLLTPGGQQVEVEQVSTRTERTTVYNLNVADLHTYYVFAGDAPVLVHNCGKIDIDDGIQGAHPKEHIGKSDDYLRDRAPTLPNGQASALFKESAQETVDAVVAANLQKINDWMAKAPQGDQRNFKLKFTDKRGRIAYADGTVKDAYTVEVRLKKIPAQSGHKGKWVLYTIVAY
- a CDS encoding glycosyltransferase family 39 protein, translated to MSVTGSPAAYLAAGWSRLSRSPYWPVAGLLVALGAGLRLRQWAYARSFWSDELYVAHNLRERGYLDLLRPLAFSQSAPPGWLWLERFALEHLGAGERSLRLVPLLFGLALLPLVAALGRRLLPPLPALAALLLVAVAPFLIGYSNELKQYSAEAFCVTLLVGLALLLSRGTPSWAGASVFWSGSLVAAGFSTLSIPVAGVLGALLAARTLARPDRAWRTRWRDLGRFVAPAPAWAVVVLVVYVLFLAPGLDDAQLAAYWQGKSIYPARPLTDLPATVDWFGATYRSLAAVPFVAWSAWVVVPLLVLGAVAGRRRLSGLAVLVLLAPLAAGLAGVAVSVYPFNGRLALYAVPACLLLAALAVTPPAGVGAPGRVRWAVAVALFLALAVPQLATDVVATVHPARAFAQGGGANAADYRTALRHLDAQRRAGDLVLATTVSWNAQSWYGPPADAYVVAAGPGGCPGRTLSTLLAGRSRMWLFQATDWADVANRDVIVRLGGGGVAVTERPFSGARVVRFDLIAGTAKGSDVCLVPPPNGAGRR